AACGAGTTCGGTTGCGGATTAGGGAACTAGCTGCCAGGGAGAACTGGACGTTGCTGGATGTCGCTGAACGGTCTGGAGTACCCTATAGTACCATCAAAACCTACGCGCGATCGCCAGGAATGACGATGGTGGATATTGGGGCGTTGCTGAAGTTAGCACGGACATTTGATGTATTGATAGAGGATTTGTTTGAGATTGTGAAGGAGTAGGTCATTTGTCATTCGTCATTTGTCATTTGTCATTTGTTATACTCGCTTCCGAAAAGAAGCAAGTTACCTTTACGTAAGGATTTGAGGAATATTTTATTGATGAGCTTCACACCCAGAAACCGTAGGGGCGCACAGACGTGCGCCCTTTCCACGGACGTGCTAAGCTGTCATGCATTTCAATTGGGTATTAGTAGCGAGCAAGATGCTCGCACTACACGGCTTTTGCCCTTGTTGGCATTAAGGTTTAAATGCTGAACAGTTTAGCGTGAGTTCTGTTGATACTCTGGTGGTAAGCCCGGATTAAACATCACCACAAATTGGGCATTCGGCATCAGACGGCGGAGTATGCACAGATGACCATCCGCATCGGAACGGCTACGATACTGTGCTACAGTGACTCCTTGCATTTTGGGTAGCAGGCGAACCAGCACCCAAGGATAAAGGCGTTGTTTGTAAGGCATAATAAATGTGTCTCCATCTGAAATTGGAGCCAGAGCCAGTGCTAAGAGGTTGGTCGCCCGGAGGCACTGGCTTTCTGACCATCTGAAGTTCTGCCTTTATATTACGGGCAAATTCTGGTTAAGTCAATTTAACCATGAGGATTCTGGAATAAAACAGTAATGACGAGTGTGGGGGAAAAGCTTAAACG
This is a stretch of genomic DNA from Coleofasciculus chthonoplastes PCC 7420. It encodes these proteins:
- a CDS encoding helix-turn-helix domain-containing protein, which encodes MSRGERVRLRIRELAARENWTLLDVAERSGVPYSTIKTYARSPGMTMVDIGALLKLARTFDVLIEDLFEIVKE